A single genomic interval of Bradyrhizobium sp. AZCC 1693 harbors:
- a CDS encoding TetR/AcrR family transcriptional regulator: MTQSSQAAPGKVTKLSRAERNVWTKRKIFDAATKVVGKVGYAEASVARITEEAGVAQGTFYNHFENRQELLDQLLPKVGTDMVYFIRERTGSAHAAKQEIERFSAFFDFIREVPEFLRILNEAEYFAPIGYQKHLDNIATAYVRILRRARHAGAIVDFSDEEFEAIVHILMGARGYLSRRYSYVGGNVTAAPEHVISAYRKLVTRGLFTSSKGNNHDR, from the coding sequence ATGACGCAATCATCGCAAGCCGCACCGGGCAAGGTGACAAAACTCAGCCGGGCTGAGCGCAACGTCTGGACCAAGCGCAAAATCTTCGACGCCGCCACCAAGGTCGTCGGCAAAGTGGGTTACGCCGAGGCTTCGGTTGCCCGCATTACCGAGGAGGCCGGTGTCGCGCAGGGAACGTTCTACAATCACTTCGAAAATCGCCAGGAGTTGCTCGATCAATTGCTGCCGAAGGTCGGCACCGACATGGTTTACTTCATCCGCGAGCGCACCGGAAGCGCACATGCGGCAAAGCAGGAAATCGAACGCTTCAGCGCCTTCTTCGATTTCATCCGTGAGGTGCCGGAATTCCTGCGCATCCTCAACGAAGCCGAATATTTCGCGCCGATCGGCTATCAAAAACACCTCGACAACATCGCCACCGCCTATGTCCGCATCCTCCGGCGCGCCCGCCACGCCGGCGCAATCGTGGATTTCAGCGATGAGGAGTTCGAAGCCATCGTCCATATACTGATGGGCGCGCGCGGTTATCTGAGCCGTCGCTACTCCTATGTTGGCGGCAACGTTACAGCGGCGCCTGAGCATGTCATCTCCGCCTACCGAAAGCTGGTCACGCGCGGGCTGTTTACCTCGAGCAAAGGCAACAACCATGACCGCTGA
- a CDS encoding AMP-binding protein, whose translation MINLSSFIAFHARRTPDRCALKYRGEDVSYADFDARIRRIGGWLAARGVGPGDVVAVLMKNSTAFLEFVFATSHIGAVFLPINYRLSADEVGYIVGNSGARVLIADQEFSGVAAGGAPVVLLDEAAQSDATRLATDIAPALMHVRQPRDLMRLMYTSGTTDRPKGVMLTYENLYWKSADQTLVLGLNADTRLLVVGPLYHVGALDLPGIAVLWHGGLLSIQRNFEPEQALAAIETEKLNAAWFAPVMTTAILTCPTRDRYDVSSLRWTIGGGEKTPEVRIRAFSDYFKNARYIDAYGLTETCGGDTFMEAGREIEKIGSTGRAIAHVEIEIRDDAGNRLRPGENGEICLRGPKVTQGYWKDPEKTAAAFFGDWFRTGDVGYLDEDGFLYLTDRKKDMIISGGENIASSEVERVIYELPQVREVAVVGLFDERWGEKPVAVVVLDDGATLELPDLANHCRARLAGFKVPKQLIIRDSLPRNPSGKVLKRVLRAELESHA comes from the coding sequence ATGATCAATCTATCCAGCTTCATCGCGTTTCACGCCCGGCGGACGCCGGATCGCTGTGCGCTGAAATACCGCGGCGAGGATGTCTCCTATGCCGATTTCGACGCCCGCATACGCCGGATTGGCGGATGGCTCGCCGCACGCGGCGTCGGCCCCGGCGACGTCGTCGCGGTGCTGATGAAGAACAGCACGGCGTTTCTCGAGTTCGTGTTTGCGACCAGCCATATCGGCGCGGTGTTTCTGCCTATCAACTACCGTCTGTCCGCCGACGAAGTCGGCTACATCGTCGGCAATTCAGGCGCGCGCGTCCTGATTGCGGATCAAGAATTTTCCGGTGTCGCAGCCGGTGGCGCGCCAGTAGTGCTGCTGGACGAAGCCGCGCAGTCCGACGCGACGCGCCTTGCGACCGACATCGCCCCTGCTCTGATGCACGTCCGCCAACCGCGCGACCTGATGCGGCTGATGTACACATCAGGCACGACGGACCGCCCCAAGGGCGTGATGCTCACTTACGAAAACCTGTACTGGAAGTCGGCCGACCAGACGCTCGTGCTCGGGTTGAACGCCGACACGCGCCTGCTGGTGGTCGGCCCGCTCTACCATGTCGGCGCGCTCGATCTGCCGGGCATCGCGGTGCTGTGGCACGGCGGCCTGCTCTCCATCCAGCGGAACTTCGAGCCCGAGCAGGCGCTCGCCGCCATCGAGACGGAGAAACTCAACGCCGCCTGGTTCGCACCCGTGATGACGACTGCGATCCTCACTTGCCCGACCCGCGACCGCTACGATGTGTCGAGCCTCCGATGGACGATCGGCGGCGGCGAAAAGACGCCGGAAGTGCGCATCCGCGCCTTTTCCGACTATTTCAAGAACGCCCGCTATATCGACGCCTATGGACTGACCGAAACCTGCGGCGGCGACACCTTCATGGAAGCCGGCCGCGAGATCGAAAAGATCGGCTCGACCGGCCGCGCCATCGCCCATGTCGAAATCGAAATCCGTGACGATGCCGGCAATCGACTTCGGCCCGGCGAGAACGGCGAAATCTGCCTGCGCGGGCCGAAGGTCACGCAGGGCTACTGGAAGGATCCCGAGAAAACCGCGGCGGCGTTCTTCGGCGACTGGTTTCGTACCGGAGACGTCGGCTATCTCGATGAGGACGGCTTTCTTTACCTGACCGACCGCAAGAAGGACATGATCATTTCCGGCGGCGAGAACATCGCCTCCTCCGAGGTGGAGCGTGTCATCTACGAACTGCCGCAGGTACGCGAAGTTGCCGTCGTAGGCCTATTCGACGAGCGCTGGGGCGAAAAGCCGGTGGCAGTCGTGGTGCTGGACGACGGCGCCACGCTGGAATTGCCGGATCTCGCCAATCACTGCCGCGCGCGCCTCGCAGGTTTCAAGGTGCCGAAGCAACTCATCATCCGCGACAGCCTGCCGCGCAACCCTTCAGGAAAAGTCCTTAAGCGCGTGCTGCGCGCTGAACTGGAATCCCACGCATGA
- a CDS encoding ABC transporter substrate-binding protein, protein MTRTRKPGVSRRATLAMMGAGAVTFATPRVARAQAKTIKVGMPTILSGRVAQLGTSSRNGVMLEIEKVNAAGGLAGRQIEMVIRDSKGQPQEAARVARELVNTDGCEILIDAEASSGAFAVHEVARDLGVLCLHTNSETSALTADPKQHIPNAFRTARQGVHDSIVGGSYAAAIAKAKGLKKWATCSPDYAYGRDTTGEYVTYLKRFAPDIEIISESWPKLFQPDYTEVVTKILQAKPQALYTCLWGGDLTSYIDQANIYALFSQMEVFAVNMADYTALTVVKNLPKGIHSGNRYIKTYPATPENAAWGDAYKAKYNEYPTNWSWENATAIMLLAEASKKANSADGKKIAEALRGLKIKSPFGADGTVTMRADDQTLVGYAIGWGTTIPQEPYVPQVQAGDWKTIFELEAEWKKSKGYT, encoded by the coding sequence ATGACGAGAACCCGCAAACCGGGCGTGAGCCGCCGCGCGACGTTGGCGATGATGGGTGCCGGGGCCGTAACATTTGCGACGCCCCGGGTGGCGCGCGCGCAGGCCAAGACCATCAAGGTCGGCATGCCGACCATTCTTTCCGGGCGCGTGGCGCAGCTCGGAACCTCGTCGCGCAATGGGGTGATGCTGGAAATCGAAAAGGTCAATGCTGCCGGCGGCCTGGCCGGACGTCAGATCGAAATGGTGATCCGCGATTCCAAGGGACAGCCGCAGGAAGCCGCCCGCGTCGCCCGCGAACTCGTCAACACCGACGGATGCGAAATCCTGATCGATGCGGAAGCATCATCGGGTGCATTCGCAGTACATGAAGTGGCGCGCGATCTCGGCGTGCTCTGCCTTCACACCAATTCGGAAACTTCGGCGCTGACCGCCGATCCCAAGCAGCACATTCCCAACGCATTCCGCACCGCGCGCCAGGGTGTGCACGACTCCATCGTCGGCGGCAGCTACGCGGCGGCGATTGCGAAAGCCAAGGGTCTGAAGAAATGGGCGACCTGTTCGCCCGACTATGCCTATGGCCGCGACACCACCGGCGAATACGTGACATACCTGAAGCGCTTTGCGCCCGACATCGAGATCATCAGCGAGTCCTGGCCAAAGTTGTTCCAGCCCGACTACACCGAAGTGGTGACGAAAATCCTGCAGGCCAAGCCGCAGGCGCTGTATACCTGCCTCTGGGGCGGCGATCTCACGTCCTATATCGATCAGGCCAACATCTATGCGCTGTTCAGCCAGATGGAGGTGTTCGCGGTCAACATGGCCGACTACACCGCGCTGACGGTGGTGAAGAACCTGCCGAAGGGCATTCACTCCGGCAACCGCTACATCAAGACCTATCCCGCGACCCCGGAAAACGCGGCGTGGGGCGATGCCTACAAGGCGAAATACAACGAGTACCCCACCAACTGGTCGTGGGAGAATGCGACCGCGATCATGCTGCTTGCGGAAGCGTCCAAGAAGGCGAATTCGGCCGATGGCAAGAAGATCGCGGAAGCCTTGCGCGGCCTGAAGATCAAGTCGCCGTTCGGTGCCGACGGCACCGTCACGATGCGCGCCGACGACCAGACGCTGGTCGGCTATGCGATCGGCTGGGGCACCACGATCCCGCAGGAGCCCTACGTGCCGCAGGTTCAGGCGGGCGACTGGAAGACGATCTTCGAGCTCGAAGCCGAGTGGAAGAAGAGCAAGGGCTACACCTGA
- a CDS encoding branched-chain amino acid ABC transporter permease, with translation MDLDALTGCLASSACLVTQTTSGFIIGMLLFLVAVGLTLIFGVLKVVNFSHGAFYMFGAYFAMTAYQLSGSFALAMLCGAAGTALLGLIFERVFMSRVYGADVLMQLLVCYAFVLIFDDVVRMIWGPEFKSMGMPAAFQVAPLFIAGGVVPPYYLLLVGVALVAAVVLGLGLARTRIGKVIRAAAHNPGMVSALGINTGLIYGGVFALGGMLAGLAGALAAPVRSLTPGMGFSVLIESFIVTVIGGMGSILGALIGALLIGLIRSFGSLGFPLFTEGLMYLFMVIVLVSRPTGLFGKEVA, from the coding sequence TTGGATCTCGACGCGCTTACCGGCTGTCTCGCCAGTTCTGCCTGCCTGGTGACGCAAACCACCAGCGGCTTCATCATCGGCATGTTGCTGTTTCTCGTCGCCGTCGGACTGACGCTGATCTTCGGCGTGCTCAAGGTGGTGAATTTCAGCCACGGCGCTTTCTATATGTTCGGCGCCTATTTCGCGATGACGGCCTATCAGCTTTCGGGCAGTTTTGCGCTCGCGATGCTGTGTGGCGCGGCGGGGACGGCCTTGCTTGGCCTGATCTTCGAGCGCGTATTCATGAGCCGCGTCTATGGCGCCGATGTGCTGATGCAGTTGCTTGTCTGCTACGCCTTCGTGCTGATCTTCGATGACGTCGTGAGGATGATCTGGGGCCCGGAATTCAAGTCGATGGGCATGCCGGCGGCGTTCCAGGTGGCGCCGCTGTTCATCGCCGGCGGCGTGGTGCCGCCGTATTATTTGCTCCTGGTCGGCGTCGCGCTGGTGGCTGCCGTAGTTCTCGGGCTCGGCCTGGCCCGCACCAGGATCGGCAAGGTGATCCGGGCGGCCGCGCATAATCCGGGCATGGTGTCTGCGCTCGGCATCAACACTGGACTGATCTATGGCGGGGTATTTGCGTTGGGCGGCATGCTGGCAGGCCTTGCCGGCGCGCTCGCCGCACCCGTGCGTTCGCTGACGCCGGGCATGGGATTCTCGGTCCTGATCGAATCCTTCATCGTCACCGTGATTGGCGGCATGGGCTCGATCCTGGGTGCGCTGATCGGCGCACTGCTGATCGGCCTGATCCGCTCGTTCGGATCGCTCGGCTTTCCCTTGTTCACGGAAGGCCTGATGTACCTGTTCATGGTGATCGTGCTGGTGTCGCGGCCCACCGGCCTGTTCGGCAAGGAGGTCGCATGA
- a CDS encoding branched-chain amino acid ABC transporter permease has product MTELQAEQGAPALDVSRTEAKPRRNRDVLIALAVFVVLALLPMVFSSKLLLDFVIRCAAYGLFATSLNLLVGYTGLTSFGHGMFFGLGAYGFGLMMQKTGVHIPVAFVATLVITLVVALVIGAICVRLKEIYFAFVTLAFQMLIHSTILSWVSLTGGDQGLRGGIPRPAFFGIDLSNHVHLYITSCALLVIGLLLMRQIAQSPFGYTLRMIRDNASRASFVGIDVWRAKLTIFVLAALFASTGGIIMALFVSGAYPEFAYWTISGEGIFINMLGGVTTFLGPMVGTVLLLILNDTVTRWTDYHGIVLGIVILFFAIGLRKGLMDFVVEWYARRRDTTGERG; this is encoded by the coding sequence ATGACCGAGCTGCAGGCCGAACAGGGCGCGCCGGCACTCGATGTCTCCCGCACCGAGGCAAAGCCGCGCCGCAATCGGGATGTCCTGATTGCGCTTGCGGTCTTTGTCGTGCTTGCGCTGTTGCCGATGGTCTTCAGCAGTAAATTGCTGCTCGACTTCGTGATCCGCTGCGCGGCCTATGGGCTGTTCGCGACGTCGCTCAACCTTCTGGTCGGTTACACCGGTCTGACATCGTTCGGCCATGGCATGTTCTTTGGCCTTGGCGCCTACGGTTTCGGCTTGATGATGCAGAAGACCGGTGTTCACATCCCTGTGGCTTTCGTCGCAACGTTGGTGATCACGCTTGTCGTTGCCCTCGTCATTGGCGCCATCTGCGTGCGGCTGAAGGAAATCTATTTCGCCTTCGTTACGCTGGCGTTCCAGATGCTGATCCACTCGACCATCCTGTCCTGGGTATCGCTGACCGGCGGCGATCAGGGATTGCGCGGTGGCATTCCGCGTCCGGCCTTTTTCGGTATCGATTTGTCGAACCATGTGCATTTGTACATCACAAGCTGCGCGCTGCTGGTGATCGGGCTTCTACTGATGCGTCAGATCGCGCAATCGCCGTTCGGCTATACTTTGCGGATGATCCGCGATAACGCCAGCCGCGCCAGCTTTGTCGGCATCGATGTCTGGCGCGCAAAACTCACGATCTTCGTGCTGGCGGCACTGTTTGCCTCGACCGGCGGCATCATCATGGCGCTGTTCGTCTCCGGAGCCTATCCGGAATTCGCCTATTGGACCATTTCGGGCGAGGGCATCTTCATCAACATGCTCGGCGGCGTGACTACATTCCTGGGACCGATGGTCGGCACCGTGCTGCTCCTGATCCTCAACGATACCGTTACCCGTTGGACCGACTATCACGGCATCGTGCTCGGCATCGTGATCCTGTTCTTCGCTATCGGCCTGCGCAAAGGCCTGATGGATTTTGTAGTCGAATGGTACGCGCGACGCCGCGACACCACTGGGGAGCGCGGCTAG
- a CDS encoding ABC transporter ATP-binding protein, producing MLEIRSLSKAFGGVKATDNVTLDFADGSLTAVIGPNGAGKSTFFNLITGALRPDSGQILLNGVDMAGRSPPEIVRYGIGRAFQVASIFPSLTVQETMLAAVCADQRRASVLHRRFPLAETRDRAEHAMELLGLAGKRNRTAATLSHGDQKLLDIALALVLDPKVLLLDEPTAGMGTEERWRMIDKVRELWETQKITVVFIEHDMDIVFKIAPEIVVLCYGRILAIGTPDAIRRNEAVIEAYLGTEHHAGAAV from the coding sequence ATGCTGGAGATACGCTCCCTTTCCAAAGCGTTCGGCGGCGTCAAGGCGACGGACAATGTCACGCTCGACTTCGCCGACGGCTCGCTCACCGCCGTGATCGGCCCCAACGGTGCCGGCAAGAGCACGTTCTTCAACCTGATCACCGGCGCGCTGCGGCCCGACTCCGGTCAGATCCTGCTCAATGGCGTCGACATGGCCGGGCGGTCGCCGCCCGAGATCGTGCGCTATGGAATCGGTCGGGCGTTTCAGGTGGCGAGTATTTTTCCGTCGCTGACGGTGCAGGAGACCATGCTTGCCGCCGTCTGCGCTGATCAACGCCGCGCCAGCGTGCTTCACCGCCGTTTCCCGTTGGCCGAAACCCGCGACCGTGCCGAGCATGCGATGGAATTATTGGGGCTGGCCGGCAAGCGCAATCGAACCGCGGCGACGCTGTCGCATGGCGATCAGAAGCTGCTCGATATCGCACTCGCACTGGTGCTCGATCCGAAGGTGCTATTGCTCGACGAGCCGACCGCCGGCATGGGGACTGAAGAGCGCTGGCGGATGATCGACAAGGTGAGGGAACTCTGGGAGACGCAGAAGATCACGGTGGTGTTCATCGAGCACGACATGGATATTGTGTTCAAGATCGCGCCCGAGATCGTGGTGCTGTGCTATGGGCGGATTCTTGCAATCGGCACGCCGGATGCGATCCGCCGGAACGAAGCCGTGATCGAGGCCTATCTCGGCACCGAACATCACGCCGGAGCTGCGGTATGA
- a CDS encoding ABC transporter ATP-binding protein, whose translation MSVQPVVQVEDLDVYYGTSQILFGVALAVRQGETMALLGRNGAGKSTTMKAIMGLAPARRGKVTLRGKVVSGLKPHHIARAGLGFVPEDRQIFPEHSVEDNLVIGAKKGPNGEDEWSIRRVYDVFPLLEPLRHRIAGRLSGGEQQMLAIARTLMGNPALLLLDEPSEGLAPIIVQRIGELLRQLRGTGATVLIAEQNMHFCLGLASHATVIDKGQIVYTSGIEELKANDNIRQRYLAL comes from the coding sequence ATGAGCGTGCAGCCGGTCGTTCAGGTCGAGGATCTCGACGTCTATTACGGCACCAGCCAGATCCTGTTCGGCGTCGCCCTCGCGGTCCGGCAGGGCGAGACCATGGCATTGCTCGGCCGCAACGGCGCCGGCAAGTCGACCACCATGAAGGCGATCATGGGCCTGGCTCCCGCACGCCGCGGCAAGGTCACTTTGCGCGGCAAAGTAGTGTCCGGGCTGAAGCCACACCACATCGCGCGCGCCGGTCTCGGCTTCGTGCCGGAGGATCGCCAGATATTTCCGGAGCACTCGGTGGAGGACAACCTGGTCATCGGCGCCAAGAAGGGCCCCAATGGCGAGGACGAGTGGTCGATCCGGCGCGTTTACGACGTGTTTCCGCTGCTGGAGCCGCTGCGGCACCGGATCGCAGGACGGCTGTCGGGTGGCGAACAGCAGATGCTGGCAATTGCCCGCACGTTGATGGGCAATCCCGCGCTGCTGCTGCTGGACGAGCCGAGTGAGGGGCTGGCGCCGATCATCGTGCAACGGATCGGAGAATTGCTGCGGCAGCTCCGCGGCACCGGCGCCACGGTGCTGATCGCCGAGCAGAACATGCATTTTTGCCTTGGCCTTGCGAGCCACGCGACGGTTATCGACAAGGGCCAGATCGTCTACACATCCGGGATCGAAGAGCTGAAAGCCAACGATAACATTCGTCAGCGCTACCTCGCGCTGTAG
- a CDS encoding CoA transferase, translated as MTKERKLSPTHEPPYRGLRDALIPQLREVFLTRPTDAWLARLHAADLIAERILNPGEWLRNVHVEATRAAVCQQTPGVGPVYSPRTPGIAASRRTTCALRLI; from the coding sequence ATGACCAAGGAACGCAAGCTATCGCCGACGCATGAGCCGCCGTATCGCGGCCTGCGTGATGCGCTGATCCCGCAGTTGCGCGAGGTGTTTCTGACACGGCCGACGGATGCCTGGCTTGCCCGCCTGCATGCCGCTGACCTCATCGCCGAACGGATCCTCAATCCCGGCGAATGGCTGCGCAACGTCCATGTCGAGGCGACAAGGGCCGCTGTATGCCAGCAGACGCCGGGCGTGGGGCCGGTGTATTCGCCGCGGACGCCGGGCATTGCGGCTTCTCGGAGGACAACTTGCGCCCTGCGCCTGATATAG
- a CDS encoding enoyl-CoA hydratase/isomerase family protein, whose product MSTDLVRYSVSGNIAEIMLDRPPVNALSMDLIDALLAALSKARDDEAVRAVIIGSAHKVFCAGLDLDIIRGKPGIETRKFLERLYFALNDTQYRMGKPTIAAVDGAVRAGGMTIAISCDMIIAGDACTFGYPEIDVGLIPAIHFVQLPRLVGKHQAFGPLFLGEPFDAATAFRMGLLSEVVPKGTALDRAREIARKFAAKSPIVMKIGRDAFMRAVDADFRRSVENAAESFALVATTEDCQEGLNAFVEKRTPNYRGR is encoded by the coding sequence ATGAGTACCGATCTCGTTCGTTATTCCGTCTCAGGCAATATTGCCGAGATCATGCTGGATCGCCCGCCGGTCAATGCGCTCAGCATGGACCTGATCGATGCGCTGCTGGCGGCGCTTTCGAAGGCGAGGGACGACGAAGCGGTGCGCGCCGTCATCATCGGCAGCGCACACAAGGTGTTTTGCGCCGGGCTTGATCTGGACATCATCCGGGGCAAGCCTGGGATCGAAACCAGGAAATTCCTCGAACGGCTGTATTTCGCGCTCAACGATACCCAGTATCGCATGGGCAAGCCGACCATCGCTGCCGTCGATGGCGCGGTGCGGGCCGGCGGCATGACGATTGCGATCTCCTGCGACATGATCATCGCGGGTGACGCCTGTACCTTCGGCTATCCTGAAATCGACGTCGGGCTGATCCCGGCGATCCACTTCGTGCAACTGCCGCGGCTGGTCGGCAAGCACCAGGCTTTTGGTCCGCTGTTTCTGGGCGAGCCCTTCGATGCCGCGACAGCCTTTCGCATGGGGCTGCTGAGCGAAGTGGTGCCGAAGGGGACCGCGCTGGACCGGGCGCGGGAGATCGCGCGCAAGTTCGCAGCCAAATCCCCCATCGTCATGAAGATCGGGCGCGATGCCTTTATGCGGGCGGTCGACGCCGATTTCCGCCGCTCGGTCGAGAACGCGGCCGAGAGCTTTGCGCTTGTTGCAACGACGGAAGATTGTCAGGAAGGGCTGAATGCGTTCGTCGAGAAGCGGACGCCGAACTACAGGGGGCGCTGA
- a CDS encoding MaoC family dehydratase, whose product MAGLYFEEFEVGREFHHEFSRTVTEMDNTMFSLLTMNPQPLHIDAHFSENTEFGQRLFNSLYTLGIMIGMSVYDTTLGTTIGNLGMTDVKFPKPVFHGDTLKAHTRIISKRESKSRPNQGIVEFEHTMTNQRGEVVASCRRTGLMHCKPKA is encoded by the coding sequence ATGGCTGGATTGTATTTCGAGGAGTTCGAGGTCGGCCGGGAATTTCATCATGAATTCTCGAGGACCGTGACCGAGATGGACAATACGATGTTCAGCCTGCTGACCATGAACCCGCAGCCGCTGCATATCGATGCGCATTTCTCAGAGAATACAGAATTTGGCCAGCGGCTGTTCAACAGCCTTTATACGCTCGGTATCATGATCGGAATGAGCGTCTACGATACGACACTGGGCACCACGATCGGCAACCTTGGCATGACCGACGTCAAGTTTCCAAAACCGGTGTTTCACGGCGATACGCTCAAGGCGCACACCAGGATCATCTCCAAGCGCGAGAGCAAGTCGCGGCCGAACCAGGGCATCGTCGAGTTCGAGCACACCATGACCAATCAGCGCGGCGAGGTGGTGGCAAGTTGTCGCCGGACCGGGCTGATGCACTGCAAACCGAAGGCTTGA
- a CDS encoding HpcH/HpaI aldolase/citrate lyase family protein, with amino-acid sequence MRSFLFVPGDSLRKFESAKKTAADALILDLEDSIAPEEKVGARRTVREMLDARNPGQKVYIRVNALDTGMTLGDLAAVMPGRPDGIVLPKCAGAADVNRLSLYLDAFEAAAGIEHGSTRIVTVATETARAVLKLLDFENMSPRLWGMMWGAEDLAASLGASRNRTAGRFHGPFLLARDLCLISAAAAGVVAIDTIATDINDLDALREESIAARQDGFLAKAVIHPKHVDVVNAAFMPTDEEIAWSEKIVKAFNDNPTSGVVKIDGKMIDKPHLRAAEKILALRGR; translated from the coding sequence ATGCGATCATTCCTGTTTGTTCCTGGCGACAGCCTGCGCAAGTTTGAAAGCGCCAAGAAGACTGCGGCCGATGCGCTGATCCTCGACCTTGAGGATTCGATCGCGCCGGAGGAGAAAGTCGGCGCGCGGCGCACGGTGCGCGAGATGCTCGATGCGCGGAACCCAGGCCAGAAGGTCTATATCCGCGTCAACGCGCTCGATACCGGCATGACGCTTGGCGACCTCGCGGCCGTCATGCCGGGCCGGCCCGACGGCATCGTGCTGCCGAAATGCGCTGGTGCTGCCGACGTCAACCGCCTGTCGCTGTATCTCGATGCCTTCGAGGCGGCCGCCGGGATCGAGCATGGCTCTACGAGAATAGTGACGGTGGCGACGGAGACGGCGAGGGCCGTCCTCAAGCTGCTCGACTTCGAGAACATGAGCCCGCGGTTGTGGGGCATGATGTGGGGCGCCGAGGACCTCGCGGCTTCGCTCGGCGCGTCGCGGAACCGGACAGCAGGACGCTTCCACGGGCCTTTCCTGCTGGCGCGCGATCTCTGCCTGATCAGCGCGGCGGCGGCCGGCGTCGTCGCCATCGATACCATCGCGACCGACATCAACGACCTCGACGCACTCAGGGAAGAGTCCATCGCCGCGCGTCAGGATGGTTTCCTTGCCAAGGCCGTCATCCATCCGAAGCATGTTGACGTCGTCAACGCCGCCTTCATGCCGACGGACGAGGAAATCGCCTGGTCGGAGAAGATCGTGAAGGCCTTCAACGACAATCCGACTTCAGGTGTGGTGAAGATCGACGGCAAGATGATCGACAAGCCGCATCTGCGCGCGGCGGAGAAGATTCTGGCGCTGCGAGGACGGTAG